Proteins encoded together in one Oreochromis aureus strain Israel breed Guangdong linkage group 23, ZZ_aureus, whole genome shotgun sequence window:
- the LOC116309328 gene encoding tumor necrosis factor receptor superfamily member 14-like isoform X3, whose amino-acid sequence MSSRRKPVNAAAFLIILMTVFSGLGLSCHQGEYQIGNECCPKCLAGRRVKTHCTVDSSTSCLPCMTGTYTDKPNGLERCHHCTNCDSGSGLRIKTPCTVTSDTLCEPLEGFYCVQPTGHSCERAQEHKHCKPGQYISHNGTASTDTECSDCSSGTFSDGTFHSCQPHTRCYSLNLQLITAGTSAADAQCGEGSVNVGTAVGGAVAVIILIIGGGLLFWYLKKERRKNRTSSTLSE is encoded by the exons ATGTCTTCAAGAAGGAAACCTGTGAATGCCGCAGCATTTCTG atAATTCTGATGACAGTCTTCAGTGGTCTCGGCCTCTCGTGCCATCAAGGAGAGTATCAGATAGGAAATGAATGCTGTCCGAAGTGTCTTGCAG GACGTCGAGTGAAAACTCACTGCACTGTGGATTCAAGCACATCCTGTCTGCCCTGCATGACTGGAACCTACACTGATAAACCTAATGGACTGGAACGATGTCATCACTGTACAAACTGTGACTCGG GTTCTGGTCTCAGAATAAAGACACCGTGTACAGTAACATCAGATACACTCTGTGAACCACTGGAGGGATTCTACTGTGTCCAGCCTACAGGACACAGCTGTGAGAGAGCACAGGAACACAAACACTGTAAACCAGGACAGTACATCAGTCACAATG GAACAGCATCCACAGACACTGAGTGCTCTGACTGCAGCagtggaacattttcagatggaACATTTCACTCCTGTCAGCCACACACACG ATGTTACTCACTCAACCTTCAGCTGATAACAGCAGGAACATCTGCAGCTGATGCTCAGTGTGGAGAAGGCAGTGTTAATGTGGGAACAGCTGTTGGTGGAGCTGTAGCTGTTATAATTTTAATTATTGGAGGAGGATTATTATTTTGGTACTTAAAAAAGGAGAG GAGGAAAAACAGGACAAGCAGCACGTTATCAGAATGA
- the LOC116309328 gene encoding tumor necrosis factor receptor superfamily member 14-like isoform X2 has translation MAERVNFSFPAKCYFELAFRQNDTAKETFSVSDQMSSRRKPVNAAAFLIILMTVFSGLGLSCHQGEYQIGNECCPKCLAGRRVKTHCTVDSSTSCLPCMTGTYTDKPNGLERCHHCTNCDSGSGLRIKTPCTVTSDTLCEPLEGFYCVQPTGHSCERAQEHKHCKPGQYISHNGTASTDTECSDCSSGTFSDGTFHSCQPHTRCYSLNLQLITAGTSAADAQCGEGSVNVGTAVGGAVAVIILIIGGGLLFWYLKKERRKNRTSSTLSE, from the exons GAAACTTTCAGCGTGTCAGATCAGATGTCTTCAAGAAGGAAACCTGTGAATGCCGCAGCATTTCTG atAATTCTGATGACAGTCTTCAGTGGTCTCGGCCTCTCGTGCCATCAAGGAGAGTATCAGATAGGAAATGAATGCTGTCCGAAGTGTCTTGCAG GACGTCGAGTGAAAACTCACTGCACTGTGGATTCAAGCACATCCTGTCTGCCCTGCATGACTGGAACCTACACTGATAAACCTAATGGACTGGAACGATGTCATCACTGTACAAACTGTGACTCGG GTTCTGGTCTCAGAATAAAGACACCGTGTACAGTAACATCAGATACACTCTGTGAACCACTGGAGGGATTCTACTGTGTCCAGCCTACAGGACACAGCTGTGAGAGAGCACAGGAACACAAACACTGTAAACCAGGACAGTACATCAGTCACAATG GAACAGCATCCACAGACACTGAGTGCTCTGACTGCAGCagtggaacattttcagatggaACATTTCACTCCTGTCAGCCACACACACG ATGTTACTCACTCAACCTTCAGCTGATAACAGCAGGAACATCTGCAGCTGATGCTCAGTGTGGAGAAGGCAGTGTTAATGTGGGAACAGCTGTTGGTGGAGCTGTAGCTGTTATAATTTTAATTATTGGAGGAGGATTATTATTTTGGTACTTAAAAAAGGAGAG GAGGAAAAACAGGACAAGCAGCACGTTATCAGAATGA